The nucleotide window GTGGTGAGCCCGTACAAATACGTAGAGCCCAAAGGGAGGCTAACGAAACGAGATGGGGAGAAAATAGAAACCGCCAGCGAGGAAGGCAGGCGGCGCGCGGTGGCAGTAGTGGCGGGTGCTTTGAACAGGCGTCGGGGGCCCGTGTCTGGCATGCAAAGCTCCGCCCCGTTCCGGATGTCTTCACAGAAAAGGGGCACCACCGCAATTGTCGTCAAAAGACATCTAGTTTGCTTCTTGGGTTGGTCTTTGATTGAGTAATGATATGCTGTCTTCTCGCATCGAAGAGGAACCGCACACAGCAGCTTGTGCTGGGAGTAAACTGATGCCCTCCAAATGCCATTCGTAGCTTGACATCGACAACGAGGGCGGCTAAGGCGACTCACGGCACTGCAAGAGAATAGGCCACCCGCATGAAAAGGGGTTGGCGCGAGGTAAACCAAACTGCACGAACACTGTTCTAGACGACCACTACCCGTGTGCTGAACGCCACGACAGCATTTCACAGCcactttccctttcctccaaGAGGGGTGTGATTGGCCCAAGGCCTCACAGCGTCCCACAACGAGCACCATCGGGGTGGGGTGGATATACGACACACCACAcctgtgtgggggggagggggggggtggcatTGCATGACGGCCGTTCACCCCATCACGCAGTCCTGGGAAAACGGCGGCGAGACAGCTTGCACCGTGGATGAGTAATGACAGATGAAGATGGGGACAAGCAGGTGAACAACGAGGACCCTCGACCGAAACGAATCCACAACgtacagagagaggtgcggtgGCATACTGTCGGGAAGTCCCAGAAGACAAACAGCAAAAAGAGGATAGAACAGCATGGAACAAAAGAAATCAGAGAGCACACGAGCAAGACGGCATGGAGAACAATTCAGCGTTTTTATGTTTTCAAAGCACAAGCACTTCCTGGTTGTATGTTTGTTTGGTGATGGCGGGTGACTTGACGGTGTCCTCAAAGGTGGCTGTGGAGAAAAGCAAAGTGGCGGGAAAACAGTTCAATGGAGACACAAAAGAAAGTGGGGCGAGACAATGAATCAGCAACGCAGTCAGCAGGGCCCCAGATTTTTCAGCAACAAAGACAAACAAAGTGAGGACAGCAGGCAGTAGGTGAAAGCAAGGATCTTTTAGTGTCTCCTCTCAGCTTCTAGCGCAATCCATCCCTGCAAGTTACTACGCACCACCAAATCTGATTCATTGGgcccaagagagagaggcaaaagaggtgaaacacacacgcagagaaagGACGAGCCCTgtacacccgcacacgcagatCCAAATGCCGCTCATTGTCTTCACACAGTAGCAAATCCGCACAGCTGCCCGTCTGTCGCCTGAGCGAACAACAGAGGCACAGGCGACATGACCACAATAgcctgctgcgtgtgcgtgtgtgtgtgttgcccCGCTCCGTCCGGCGACATTTACGAGTACCAAAGACAGGTGTCCAATGGGGCACAAAACAATGAAAAAGAAGGAAGCGCGTGAGACGGCGGTGTCATGTTACGAAGAGGTGAGGGTGCTGCGGAAAGTTTCATAGAGCAGCTGTACACTGATAAAGGGGCGGCAAAATACAAAAGTGAAGGAGTGAAGGGACCAAACAAGCATGCACAGGAAATACGCTGGAAatggggggagagaaaagagatcATGGCGGCACAGCTCCCACTACGGAAGGGGGATTGGGGGGAAAAAAGCAGTTGGCTGAATGCGAGAATCCAGTCCTCTCTCCTactcctctcttcactgcGGCGCTAGTCAATgtgcgcacacgtgtgtgtttgtCGCTACTAGAGCTTCGCAGTACGAGCCTGTGTAGTGGCGCCCCGCAACTGCTTGTTGATCCTTTCTTGTAGCGTCTGGAAGACTACCTTGATTTCCGGGTCTGCATCAATCTCAATAATAATGTCTGAGTAGTGGGCCATGAGAGCTGCCTTTTGATTGTTGTAGATCTGCATGCGACGcttgtgcttctcctttgtgtCGTCCGGGCGGATCAGAAGACGGTCCACAATGTCCGACGGCGGCGGGTCGCTCTTGAGGTTGTAAATGCGCCCCGTCACCGGGTCAAGGCGCCGCGAAAGGCATCGGTCGAGCAGGATCTCCGGCGACACGTcaaggaagagcagcatgTCGAACTTGAAGCCGCGCGTGCTAagctcctccgcctgccGCAGGGTTCGTGGAAAGCCGTCAAGCAGAATGCCGTGCGCCTGCACAGCCGGCTCTCTC belongs to Leishmania braziliensis MHOM/BR/75/M2904 complete genome, chromosome 36 and includes:
- a CDS encoding putative adenylate kinase produces the protein MPLFVILFGAPGSGKGTVSDLLVKHYGFVHLSAGSVLREEVRKKSPLGLKCAAIMTEGNLIPDELVVDLVCNRLREPAVQAHGILLDGFPRTLRQAEELSTRGFKFDMLLFLDVSPEILLDRCLSRRLDPVTGRIYNLKSDPPPSDIVDRLLIRPDDTKEKHKRRMQIYNNQKAALMAHYSDIIIEIDADPEIKVVFQTLQERINKQLRGATTQARTAKL